A genome region from Nycticebus coucang isolate mNycCou1 chromosome 22, mNycCou1.pri, whole genome shotgun sequence includes the following:
- the ACTRT2 gene encoding actin-related protein T2, with translation MFNPHILDSPAVIFDNGSGLCKAGLSGEIGPRHVISSIVGHPKYKMPLAGANQKKYFVGEEALYKYEVLHLRYPIERGLVTGWEDMAKLWKHLFEWELGVKPSERPVLMTEPSLNPRENREKMAEVMFENFNVPAFYLSDQAVLALYASACVTGLVVDSGDGVTCTVPVFEGYSLPHAVTKLYVAGRDITEFLTRLLLASGRTFPCLLDKGLVDDIKEKLCYVAIEPEKEFSQRPEEVLREYKLPDGSVISIGEQLYQAPEALFVPEHLGIQDPGLSKMVSNSITKCDTDIQRTLFGEIVLSGGTTLFRGLDDRLLRELEQLAAKGTPIKITAPPDRWFSTWIGASIVTSLSSFKQMWVTAADFKEFGTSVIQRRCF, from the coding sequence ATGTTTAATCCACACATATTAGATTCCCCGGCTGTGATTTTTGACAACGGGTCAGGGCTCTGCAAAGCAGGCCTTTCTGGTGAGATTGGGCCCCGTCACGTCATCAGTTCCATTGTGGGGCACCCGAAATACAAGATGCCCTTGGCAGGTGCCAATCAGAAGAAGTACTTTGTTGGGGAGGAAGCACTGTACAAATATGAGGTCTTACACCTGCGCTACCCCATCGAGCGCGGGCTGGTCACAGGGTGGGAGGACATGGCAAAGCTCTGGAAACACCTGTTCGAGTGGGAGCTGGGCGTGAAGCCCAGCGAACGGCCTGTGCTCATGACTGAGCCCTCCCTGAACCCTAGGGAGAACCGTGAGAAGATGGCTGAAGTCATGTTCGAGAACTTCAATGTGCCCGCCTTCTACCTGTCAGACCAGGCTGTACTGGCACTCTACGCCTCCGCCTGTGTCACAGGCCTGGTGGTGGACAGCGGGGATGGGGTCACCTGCACCGTTCCTGTCTTTGAGGGCTACTCCCTGCCCCATGCGGTCACCAAGCTCTACGTAGCAGGCAGGGACATCACGGAGTTCCTCACCCGGCTCCTCCTGGCCAGTGGGCGGACCTTCCCGTGCCTGCTGGACAAGGGCCTCGTGGATGACATCAAAGAGAAGCTGTGCTATGTGGCCATAGAGCCGGAGAAGGAGTTCAGCCAGAGGCCAGAGGAGGTCCTGAGAGAGTACAAGCTGCCGGATGGGAGCGTCATCAGCATCGGGGAGCAGCTGTACCAGGCGCCTGAGGCCCTGTTTGTGCCAGAGCACCTGGGCATCCAGGACCCAGGGCTCTCGAAGATGGTGTCCAACAGCATCACCAAGTGTGACACCGACATTCAGAGGACCCTCTTTGGGGAGATTGTGTTGTCTGGGGGCACCACCCTGTTCCGGGGGCTCGATGACCGGCTTCTCAGGGAGCTGGAGCAGCTGGCTGCTAAGGGGACCCCCATCAAGATCACGGCTCCTCCCGACCGGTGGTTCTCCACGTGGATTGGGGCCTCCATTGTCACCTCTCTGAGCAGCTTCAAGCAGATGTGGGTCACTGCTGCAGACTTCAAGGAGTTCGGGACGTCTGTGATCCAGAGAAGATGCTTCTGA